A window of Ruminococcus champanellensis 18P13 = JCM 17042 contains these coding sequences:
- the fumC gene encoding class II fumarate hydratase, whose amino-acid sequence MEYRIEHDSMGEMKVPADRLWAAQTQRSHQNFKIGVDIETMPREITHAFGILKKAAALANAELKPEKMTAQKLAAISQACDEVISGSLNDHFPLVVWQTGSGTQSNMNANEVIANRANQIAGEKLCHPNDDINMSQSSNDTFPTAMHISAVLAIEDKLLPAVGTLIETFRRLEAENEGIVKSGRTHLQDATPIKFSQEISGWRASLEKDVELLKLAVKPLHELALGGTAVGTGLNAPAGFSELVAKKVAELTGKPFITAENKFHALTSKDELVFAHGAIKATACDMMKIANDVRWLASGPRDGLGEIHIPENEPGSSIMPGKVNPTQCEAVTMVAVQVMGNDVAVGMAASQGNFELNVFMPVAAYNFLQSARLLAEAIVSFNVNCAVGITANKDKMYHNLHNSLMLVTALNPYIGYENAAKTAKKAFKDNISLKEACVELGFLTAERFDEVFHPEQMV is encoded by the coding sequence ATGGAATATCGGATTGAACATGATTCTATGGGCGAAATGAAGGTTCCGGCTGATCGGCTTTGGGCTGCACAGACCCAGCGGAGTCACCAGAATTTCAAGATCGGTGTGGACATTGAAACCATGCCCCGGGAGATCACCCACGCTTTCGGCATTCTCAAGAAGGCTGCCGCACTGGCGAACGCTGAACTGAAGCCGGAAAAGATGACTGCCCAGAAGCTGGCTGCTATTTCTCAGGCATGCGATGAGGTGATCTCCGGATCCCTCAACGATCATTTCCCCCTGGTGGTATGGCAGACCGGTTCCGGCACCCAGTCCAACATGAACGCCAACGAGGTCATTGCAAACCGGGCAAACCAGATCGCCGGCGAAAAGCTTTGCCACCCCAATGATGACATCAATATGAGCCAGTCCTCCAACGACACATTTCCCACCGCTATGCACATTTCCGCAGTGCTCGCCATTGAAGATAAGCTGCTGCCGGCAGTGGGCACCCTGATCGAAACCTTCCGCCGTCTGGAAGCGGAAAACGAGGGCATAGTCAAGTCCGGCAGAACCCATTTGCAGGATGCGACTCCCATCAAGTTCAGCCAGGAAATCTCCGGCTGGCGTGCAAGCCTGGAAAAGGATGTGGAGCTGCTGAAGCTGGCAGTGAAGCCCCTGCATGAGCTGGCACTGGGGGGCACCGCAGTGGGTACCGGTCTGAATGCGCCTGCCGGATTCTCCGAGCTGGTGGCAAAGAAGGTTGCGGAGCTGACCGGCAAGCCCTTTATCACTGCTGAAAACAAATTCCATGCGCTGACTTCTAAGGATGAGCTGGTATTTGCACACGGCGCCATCAAGGCAACTGCCTGCGATATGATGAAGATCGCAAATGATGTACGCTGGCTGGCATCCGGTCCCCGGGATGGTCTGGGCGAGATCCACATTCCGGAAAATGAGCCCGGCTCCTCTATTATGCCCGGCAAGGTAAACCCTACCCAGTGTGAGGCTGTCACCATGGTTGCTGTACAGGTAATGGGCAACGACGTGGCAGTTGGCATGGCAGCATCCCAGGGCAACTTTGAACTGAATGTATTCATGCCGGTTGCGGCATACAACTTCCTCCAGTCCGCTCGGCTGCTGGCGGAAGCCATCGTATCCTTCAACGTGAACTGCGCAGTGGGCATTACCGCAAACAAGGATAAGATGTATCACAATCTGCATAATTCTCTGATGCTGGTAACAGCGCTGAACCCCTACATCGGCTATGAGAATGCAGCAAAGACAGCAAAGAAGGCATTCAAGGACAATATCTCTCTGAAGGAAGCATGCGTAGAACTGGGATTCCTGACAGCAGAGCGGTTTGACGAGGTATTCCATCCCGAGCAGATGGTCTGA
- a CDS encoding CoB--CoM heterodisulfide reductase iron-sulfur subunit B family protein, translating to MKVSYFPGCTLRTKAKQLDFYARKCAEILGVELCEIENWQCCGGVFVSAKDEIASKLSSVRALAAARDAEQPLVTVCSACHNVIKQTNYAMQNDADFAAKVNRYMAQDPNPAAPYAGETQVYHYLELLRDVVGFDKIKAAVVKPLTGKKIAAYYGCLLLRPGKVMQFDDVENPQIMEDLIRALGAEPVIYALRNECCGGYVALEDPASAKKKSNAVSENAASQGAELMVTACPLCKYNLVKNGSPVPVVYFTELLAEALGVKEDTYAE from the coding sequence ATGAAAGTTAGTTATTTTCCGGGCTGTACCCTCCGTACAAAGGCAAAGCAGCTTGATTTTTATGCACGGAAGTGCGCCGAGATCCTTGGCGTAGAGCTGTGTGAGATCGAGAACTGGCAGTGCTGCGGTGGCGTATTCGTCAGCGCAAAGGACGAGATTGCGTCCAAACTGTCCAGCGTCCGTGCCCTTGCAGCAGCAAGAGATGCGGAGCAGCCTTTGGTTACGGTTTGTTCGGCTTGTCACAATGTGATCAAGCAGACCAATTATGCCATGCAGAATGATGCGGACTTTGCTGCAAAGGTCAACCGTTACATGGCACAGGATCCCAACCCTGCTGCCCCCTATGCAGGGGAGACCCAGGTGTATCATTACCTGGAGCTGCTGCGGGATGTGGTCGGCTTTGACAAGATCAAGGCGGCAGTGGTAAAGCCTCTGACCGGCAAAAAGATCGCCGCATACTACGGCTGTCTGCTGCTGCGCCCCGGCAAGGTGATGCAGTTCGACGATGTGGAGAATCCTCAGATCATGGAGGATCTGATCCGGGCACTGGGCGCAGAGCCTGTGATCTATGCACTGCGCAACGAGTGCTGCGGCGGCTATGTAGCTTTGGAGGATCCTGCGTCCGCAAAGAAAAAGAGCAATGCAGTCAGCGAGAATGCTGCAAGCCAGGGGGCGGAGCTGATGGTGACCGCCTGTCCGCTGTGCAAGTATAATCTGGTGAAGAACGGCAGTCCGGTTCCGGTGGTTTACTTCACTGAACTGCTGGCAGAAGCGCTGGGCGTAAAGGAGGATACCTATGCTGAATAA
- a CDS encoding Hsp20/alpha crystallin family protein, whose product MLYPSIFGENLFDDFFRFPDFGRDVEKKLYGKHAAQVMKTDVHEHDDHYEIVIDLPGFKKDQINLELQDGYLTVSAAKGLDKDETTKEGKMIRQERYAGAMQRSFYVGDAVKEADVTAKFEDGVLHITVPKAEPKKVEGHKYIAIEG is encoded by the coding sequence ATGTTGTATCCTAGCATTTTTGGTGAAAACTTATTCGATGATTTCTTCAGATTCCCTGACTTTGGCAGAGATGTGGAGAAGAAGCTGTACGGCAAGCACGCTGCACAGGTTATGAAAACCGATGTGCATGAGCATGATGACCACTATGAGATTGTAATTGATCTGCCGGGCTTCAAGAAGGATCAGATCAATCTGGAGCTGCAGGATGGGTATTTGACCGTCAGTGCCGCAAAGGGGCTTGACAAGGACGAAACAACCAAAGAAGGCAAAATGATCCGTCAGGAGCGTTACGCAGGCGCTATGCAGAGAAGCTTTTATGTGGGCGATGCTGTGAAGGAAGCGGATGTAACGGCAAAGTTTGAGGACGGTGTTCTGCATATCACCGTGCCGAAGGCAGAGCCCAAGAAAGTGGAGGGTCACAAGTATATCGCCATTGAGGGATAA
- a CDS encoding 4Fe-4S dicluster domain-containing protein produces the protein MLNKDERRKEQILRMSGVNPRKCMRCGKCSGTCPSYDEMEYHPHQFVYMVENGEIEALMQSDSIYKCLSCFACVDRCPRGVEPAKLVEALRLTVIREKGANHMTANDIPALVDEDMPQQALMSAMRKYSK, from the coding sequence ATGCTGAATAAAGATGAACGCCGGAAGGAGCAGATCCTCCGCATGAGCGGTGTCAATCCCCGCAAGTGCATGCGCTGCGGCAAATGTTCCGGCACCTGCCCGTCCTATGACGAGATGGAATACCATCCCCACCAGTTCGTATATATGGTAGAGAATGGGGAGATCGAGGCGCTGATGCAGTCCGACTCCATTTATAAGTGTCTGTCCTGCTTTGCATGCGTGGATCGATGCCCCCGGGGTGTGGAGCCGGCAAAGCTGGTGGAGGCATTGCGGCTTACCGTGATTCGTGAAAAGGGCGCAAACCATATGACTGCCAACGATATTCCGGCGCTGGTGGACGAGGATATGCCCCAGCAGGCGCTGATGAGTGCTATGCGTAAGTATTCTAAGTAG
- a CDS encoding L-lactate dehydrogenase, whose translation MNKISIIGTGSVGSTIAYSLAIMGMASEIVMIDINSEKALGEALDIRQGTPFCSPCSIYAGSYVDAEDSDIVILTSGIARKPGQSRLELAQTNVNITKSIIPEITRHAPNATYIIVSNPVDILTYTFHKFSDLPENRIIGSGTILDTARLRARLSEYYNISQSNVHAYVFGEHGDSSFIPWSVANISNVPILECDKLITTPGIEKPKLDFVDIEQYVRKSGGRVIARKGATFYAVSISVCHICKCLLGGVDTTMTVSSMMHGEYGIDDVCLSTLNLVGDDGIRGKVNVPLTDEEVAKLRLSADTLKDVIKNLEI comes from the coding sequence ATGAACAAAATCTCCATCATCGGAACCGGCAGCGTTGGTTCCACCATTGCGTACTCTCTGGCCATTATGGGAATGGCGTCCGAAATCGTCATGATTGATATCAACAGCGAAAAGGCTCTGGGCGAAGCGCTGGATATCAGACAGGGCACCCCCTTCTGCAGCCCCTGCTCCATTTACGCAGGCAGCTATGTGGATGCAGAGGATTCGGACATTGTGATCCTGACATCCGGTATTGCAAGAAAGCCTGGTCAGTCCCGTCTGGAGCTGGCGCAGACCAATGTCAACATTACCAAGAGCATTATCCCGGAAATTACCAGACATGCACCCAACGCTACTTATATTATAGTAAGTAATCCGGTAGATATTCTGACCTACACATTCCACAAGTTCTCCGACCTGCCGGAAAACCGGATCATCGGTTCCGGTACGATTCTGGATACTGCCCGTCTGCGTGCAAGACTGTCTGAGTACTACAACATCAGCCAGAGCAATGTACACGCATATGTATTCGGTGAGCATGGGGACTCCTCCTTCATTCCCTGGTCCGTTGCCAACATTTCCAACGTGCCGATCCTGGAGTGCGACAAGCTGATCACCACACCCGGCATCGAAAAGCCCAAGCTGGATTTTGTGGACATTGAGCAGTATGTCAGAAAGTCCGGTGGCAGAGTCATTGCCCGGAAGGGTGCCACCTTCTATGCGGTTTCTATTTCCGTATGCCACATCTGCAAGTGCCTGCTGGGCGGCGTGGATACCACAATGACTGTTTCCAGCATGATGCACGGGGAATATGGCATTGATGACGTCTGTCTGAGTACGCTGAATCTGGTAGGCGACGATGGGATCCGTGGAAAGGTGAATGTGCCTTTGACTGATGAGGAAGTTGCAAAGCTGCGGCTGAGTGCGGATACGCTGAAGGATGTAATCAAGAATCTGGAAATTTAA
- a CDS encoding YczE/YyaS/YitT family protein translates to MEQNEASRTLANRLICYFAGLFIMTAGIAISVKSNLGVSPVSSIPYTLTRCWGIEMGKATILFHCVLVLLQILILRKSFQLKSLLQIPVGVVFGYFTTFCNYLMTFAPTPENIAVRIGMVLVSIVLVAVGIFFYLPADIMPLAGEGIMQAVSHVSSIAFPKVKVGFDITMVLISLVACLIVLRSMGSVGIGTALSAVLVGVVLGQIMKLWAKHRKTRGACASRA, encoded by the coding sequence ATGGAACAAAATGAAGCGTCCAGAACCCTTGCAAATCGGTTGATTTGCTATTTTGCCGGTCTGTTCATCATGACTGCCGGCATTGCCATATCCGTCAAATCCAATCTTGGGGTATCACCGGTCAGTTCGATTCCCTACACGCTGACCAGGTGCTGGGGGATCGAAATGGGGAAGGCAACCATACTGTTTCATTGTGTGCTGGTACTGCTTCAGATTCTGATCTTGCGGAAAAGCTTTCAGTTAAAGTCCCTGCTGCAAATACCGGTTGGCGTAGTATTTGGTTATTTTACAACCTTCTGCAATTATCTGATGACCTTTGCGCCGACACCGGAAAATATAGCTGTTCGCATCGGTATGGTTCTGGTGAGCATTGTGCTGGTGGCCGTCGGTATCTTCTTTTATCTTCCGGCGGATATTATGCCGCTAGCAGGGGAGGGGATCATGCAGGCTGTCTCCCACGTGTCAAGCATTGCCTTCCCGAAGGTCAAGGTGGGGTTTGACATTACAATGGTTCTGATTTCCCTTGTGGCCTGTCTCATTGTATTGCGCAGTATGGGGAGCGTAGGCATTGGAACAGCGCTTTCTGCGGTGCTGGTCGGGGTAGTATTGGGACAGATCATGAAATTGTGGGCAAAGCATCGAAAGACCCGAGGCGCTTGTGCATCCCGGGCATAA
- a CDS encoding MarR family winged helix-turn-helix transcriptional regulator produces the protein MESLHYLLMKAHAMMQRCIFAEAQKIGLSSGQPKVLDYLYSHEGSDQKTIAAYCEIEPATLASILLRMEQKQLIERRQEHGNRRSLFVYLTQTGRMAADKMHTIFEAYDRQVSETMDSGDLETVKGLLTEVCNNLESVVGKNGTK, from the coding sequence ATGGAGAGTCTTCACTATCTGCTGATGAAAGCCCATGCCATGATGCAGCGCTGTATTTTTGCCGAAGCACAGAAAATTGGCTTGTCCTCCGGACAGCCAAAGGTGCTGGATTATCTTTATAGCCATGAGGGAAGTGATCAGAAAACAATTGCCGCTTACTGTGAAATAGAGCCGGCGACTCTGGCGAGCATCTTACTGCGCATGGAACAGAAACAGCTGATTGAGCGCAGGCAGGAGCATGGAAACCGCCGTTCCCTATTTGTGTACCTGACCCAGACCGGAAGAATGGCTGCCGATAAGATGCACACGATCTTTGAAGCATATGATCGGCAGGTTTCTGAAACGATGGATTCGGGGGATCTGGAAACCGTCAAAGGGCTTTTGACCGAAGTGTGCAATAATCTGGAAAGTGTGGTAGGAAAGAATGGAACAAAATGA
- a CDS encoding dockerin type I domain-containing protein, whose amino-acid sequence MKKKIAKQLLSLFLSFGMLCGVVGTEGLPISAENNYDISLTITYPRVREVPEAPQDFDSNDSLDLTYLGCEWKNVEDTEQWDDGTEFIEWMYTFVNSRNFNTLYNFEDGKMYYQRIYFMIKNVSVSIDDEATATLVDSATMQKLNADTVYLTSCKDLMDELGGSVDLPSGMTINDSLMYIDTGSLICSPSGHMHTESSSCSFDDYSHWKTCPECGIKLVDTVRSHSIIYGMLEKWTCKQSATETREGIWKKTCDSCEYAYDTIKAPVVSEQTIVSSYEELQAALAKGGKQWITLKSKTSVNTWIYQEDMDTDNMLVLDDPDADITINLNSCSVIRDTGRYDDALFDIRQGKLRIFSTQLTGIPVNDYNMQFRSLARTSCLFRVGENGTLRLTNVSGFTPYDGMAYGQPMVISEGNLQIDGGYYCNMIDSFSSSGSTRGAAILIDGGTAVINGGRYEGTACGIAVRNDAQLTVNNGYIGSWDNGLYIGDNASVVIHGGEFDRYEKTSSSSKSQNCAVMMKSTGDLTIYGGSFYGAKQGLFLQSAGQVTIWNGSFKSRNPREAQQGAMVISDMENMNITVYNGTFSGTTGIRSNVKFPLKDILPNKNSNGMRAMGNGVVIDLNTEAFIFGENRLTIEKSVPIITKQPQNVTLISGNDARFSVEAIGAVRYEWEIFDVEDETQQPYSRETVLAHCFGVNSFEESTFQIYGVSSWFLNKAVHVWIKGKDGGVTSHTAYLNIIVKPPAESSQLKNVIVAPGGTTSFTYETLYADEFRWSFTNYEWDQIDNEELLEYQSNGRTLTLYNVSEFWDGETVYCDALNELGYITSDKAVITVGVAGDVNEDGAVTVADLLMLQRWLIQSGTVTNGRLGDLDGNGTLNGTDLYRLKRMLLIDA is encoded by the coding sequence ATGAAGAAAAAAATTGCAAAACAGCTGTTGAGCTTATTTTTATCTTTTGGTATGCTGTGTGGTGTTGTGGGAACGGAGGGTCTGCCGATCAGCGCGGAAAATAACTATGACATTTCCCTGACCATTACATATCCAAGAGTCAGAGAAGTGCCGGAGGCACCGCAAGATTTTGACAGTAATGATTCTTTAGATCTTACTTATCTGGGGTGTGAATGGAAAAATGTTGAGGATACGGAACAGTGGGATGATGGCACAGAGTTTATTGAATGGATGTATACGTTCGTGAACAGTAGGAATTTTAACACGCTGTATAACTTTGAAGACGGGAAAATGTACTACCAACGCATCTATTTTATGATCAAAAATGTCTCAGTATCCATAGATGATGAGGCAACCGCTACTCTGGTGGATTCTGCAACAATGCAGAAGCTGAATGCAGACACAGTCTATCTGACAAGCTGTAAAGATCTTATGGATGAGCTCGGCGGCTCAGTAGACCTGCCCTCTGGCATGACAATAAACGATTCCCTGATGTACATTGACACAGGTTCCCTGATTTGCTCACCCAGTGGTCATATGCATACTGAAAGTTCCAGTTGCTCATTTGATGATTATAGTCATTGGAAAACATGCCCTGAATGTGGAATTAAACTGGTAGATACCGTTCGCAGTCACAGCATCATCTATGGCATGCTTGAAAAATGGACATGCAAACAGAGTGCAACAGAAACTCGGGAAGGCATTTGGAAGAAAACATGCGATTCTTGTGAGTATGCATATGATACTATAAAGGCTCCTGTTGTTTCTGAGCAGACCATTGTTTCCAGTTACGAAGAACTGCAGGCGGCACTCGCTAAGGGCGGAAAGCAGTGGATCACCTTAAAGTCGAAAACTTCTGTAAATACATGGATATATCAAGAAGACATGGACACTGATAATATGTTGGTTCTGGATGATCCGGATGCTGACATCACGATCAACTTGAATAGTTGTAGTGTGATTCGGGACACAGGTAGGTATGATGATGCCCTATTTGACATCCGGCAGGGTAAACTGCGAATTTTCAGCACACAACTGACAGGCATTCCAGTAAATGACTACAATATGCAATTTCGTAGTTTGGCTCGTACATCCTGCTTGTTCCGGGTTGGGGAAAATGGTACTCTGCGCCTGACGAATGTGAGCGGTTTTACGCCCTACGATGGTATGGCTTACGGGCAACCCATGGTCATTTCCGAAGGAAATTTGCAGATCGATGGGGGATATTACTGCAATATGATTGATTCGTTCTCGTCCAGTGGAAGCACCCGTGGAGCAGCAATTCTGATTGACGGTGGCACGGCTGTTATCAATGGCGGCAGATATGAAGGCACGGCTTGTGGCATTGCTGTACGGAATGATGCACAGCTAACAGTTAACAACGGATATATTGGCAGTTGGGATAACGGATTGTACATTGGAGACAATGCGAGTGTAGTGATTCATGGCGGCGAGTTCGACCGCTATGAAAAAACATCTTCTTCTTCAAAATCCCAGAATTGTGCCGTTATGATGAAAAGCACTGGTGATCTGACCATATATGGCGGTAGCTTTTACGGAGCAAAGCAGGGCTTGTTCCTGCAATCAGCCGGACAGGTTACTATTTGGAACGGTTCTTTCAAAAGCAGGAATCCCAGAGAAGCCCAACAGGGGGCAATGGTGATTTCCGATATGGAAAACATGAATATCACAGTCTACAACGGGACATTTTCAGGGACAACCGGAATACGGTCCAACGTAAAGTTTCCGTTGAAAGACATTCTTCCGAACAAGAACAGCAATGGCATGAGGGCTATGGGTAATGGTGTGGTGATTGATCTCAACACAGAAGCATTCATATTTGGCGAAAACCGCCTGACGATTGAAAAATCAGTTCCTATAATCACGAAACAACCTCAGAATGTAACTTTGATTTCGGGCAATGATGCAAGGTTCTCTGTAGAAGCAATTGGTGCCGTGCGTTATGAATGGGAAATATTTGATGTAGAAGATGAAACGCAGCAGCCCTATTCCAGAGAAACTGTATTGGCACACTGCTTTGGTGTCAACAGCTTTGAAGAAAGTACATTTCAGATTTATGGTGTCAGTTCCTGGTTTTTGAATAAAGCGGTACATGTATGGATCAAAGGCAAGGATGGCGGTGTCACCTCTCACACAGCATATCTTAACATTATCGTCAAACCGCCGGCAGAATCATCTCAGCTTAAAAATGTGATTGTTGCGCCTGGCGGCACTACGTCTTTCACTTATGAAACTTTGTATGCAGATGAATTTCGCTGGTCTTTTACCAATTATGAATGGGATCAGATAGATAATGAAGAACTGTTGGAATATCAAAGCAACGGTCGCACATTGACACTGTACAATGTTTCTGAGTTTTGGGACGGAGAAACTGTTTATTGTGATGCACTCAATGAATTGGGGTACATCACCTCGGATAAAGCAGTTATCACCGTAGGTGTTGCAGGAGACGTGAACGAGGACGGAGCAGTAACTGTTGCGGATCTGCTGATGTTGCAAAGATGGCTCATTCAGTCCGGTACTGTCACCAATGGACGGCTTGGAGATCTGGACGGCAACGGTACTCTGAACGGCACTGACCTGTATCGACTCAAGCGCATGCTGCTGATTGACGCATAA
- a CDS encoding glycoside hydrolase family 27 protein, which yields MIAKTPPMGWNSWDCYGAAVTEDIVRQNAEFMAKHLKQYGWEYIVVDIQWYEPKAVTHVYNPFTELCMDAYSRLIPDENRFPSSAGGKGFAPLAEYVHGLGLKFGIHIMRGIPRQAVHQNTGILGTDKTAREIAKTASICRWNTDMYGVDPEKEGAEAYYNSIFELYAAWGVDFIKCDDICRELPHEEAELVMLSNALKGCGRDMVLSLSPGPALLEKAELYKQVSNMWRITDDFWDQWELLYAMFERAEKWCTHSGPGHWPDADMLPIGPINQVWSKENRTKFTKEEQITMLTLWSIFRSPLMLGGELTGFDAFTLALVTNEAVLAMHQMARHAHQVWRRVIGGSEYILWTAVCAEGGQYAAVFNVGDHNGTIEIQLRDLEIEHASTAMELWSGEESTIDSSLTVSLNAHGAKAYQIR from the coding sequence ATGATTGCAAAAACACCACCTATGGGCTGGAATAGCTGGGATTGTTACGGCGCAGCTGTGACGGAGGACATTGTAAGACAAAACGCAGAATTCATGGCAAAGCACCTGAAACAATACGGCTGGGAATACATCGTTGTGGATATTCAATGGTATGAACCCAAAGCCGTTACGCATGTTTACAACCCGTTCACCGAGCTTTGTATGGATGCTTATTCAAGGCTGATCCCGGACGAAAACCGGTTCCCTTCTTCCGCAGGAGGAAAGGGCTTTGCGCCCCTGGCTGAGTATGTGCATGGGCTGGGACTCAAGTTCGGGATCCATATCATGCGGGGCATTCCAAGACAGGCAGTTCATCAAAATACAGGCATTCTGGGTACGGACAAAACTGCCCGTGAAATCGCAAAAACCGCAAGCATTTGTCGCTGGAATACGGATATGTACGGCGTGGATCCGGAAAAAGAGGGAGCAGAGGCATATTATAATAGTATATTTGAGCTGTATGCTGCATGGGGCGTTGATTTTATCAAGTGTGACGATATTTGCCGGGAGCTCCCTCACGAAGAAGCGGAGCTTGTGATGCTGAGCAATGCCCTCAAAGGCTGCGGACGGGATATGGTGCTGAGTCTTTCGCCCGGCCCTGCGCTTTTGGAAAAGGCTGAGCTTTATAAGCAGGTCTCGAATATGTGGCGGATCACCGATGATTTCTGGGATCAATGGGAGCTGCTTTATGCCATGTTTGAACGTGCGGAAAAGTGGTGTACCCATTCGGGACCTGGGCATTGGCCTGACGCAGACATGCTGCCCATCGGCCCGATCAATCAGGTGTGGAGTAAGGAAAACAGAACCAAATTCACAAAGGAAGAGCAGATCACAATGCTTACCCTCTGGAGCATCTTTCGTTCGCCGCTTATGCTCGGAGGGGAGTTGACGGGCTTTGATGCGTTTACGCTGGCGCTTGTTACAAATGAAGCGGTGCTTGCCATGCATCAAATGGCAAGACATGCACACCAGGTATGGCGGAGAGTGATTGGCGGCAGCGAGTATATCCTCTGGACAGCTGTATGCGCAGAGGGCGGACAGTATGCGGCGGTTTTCAATGTGGGGGATCACAACGGGACGATTGAAATCCAGCTGCGTGACCTTGAGATCGAGCATGCCTCCACGGCAATGGAGCTTTGGTCGGGGGAGGAAAGTACAATAGACAGCAGCTTGACGGTCAGTCTCAACGCACACGGTGCAAAAGCGTATCAAATACGCTAG